Proteins encoded together in one Flavobacterium keumense window:
- the mgtE gene encoding magnesium transporter translates to MEFKISKELIQELEQLIQTKNDQQLEVLLNDMHHADIAEVLDELDFEEATYIFKVLDSDKTAEILLELEDDLRENILKRLSPKEIAEELDELETNDAADIIAELSQEIKAEVISELQDVEHAKDIVDLLRYPEDTAGGIMHKELVKVNENWNVLTCVKEMRIQAENISRVHSIYVVDDEDRLKGRLSLKDLLTTSSRTPINDVYIRKLNSVNVDTEDVEVARIMQKYDLEAIPVVDELGRLVGRITIDDIVDVIKDEADEDYQLAAGISQDVEADDSIFDHTKARLPWLVLALLGGFISVRVLGLFEGAMLKHGNLFFFTPLIAAMAGNVGVQSSAIIVQGLANNTLSGSLFNRLIKEVALSLLNGVILATILFVGSHYLLNVEIIIGIIVTVALISVIIIASLIGTFIPLLLDKFGIDPALATGPFITTSNDICGILIYFSIAKMILGF, encoded by the coding sequence ATGGAATTTAAAATCAGCAAAGAACTAATTCAAGAATTAGAGCAACTCATTCAAACGAAGAACGACCAACAGCTGGAAGTTTTGTTGAATGACATGCACCATGCTGATATTGCCGAAGTTTTAGATGAACTTGATTTTGAAGAGGCAACCTATATTTTTAAAGTTTTAGATAGTGATAAAACGGCCGAAATTCTTTTGGAATTAGAGGACGATTTACGTGAAAATATCTTAAAACGACTTTCGCCAAAAGAAATTGCAGAAGAGCTTGACGAGTTAGAAACAAACGATGCTGCTGACATTATTGCCGAGTTATCGCAAGAAATTAAGGCAGAAGTAATCTCGGAATTACAAGACGTTGAACACGCCAAAGATATTGTTGATTTGCTTCGTTATCCAGAGGATACTGCGGGGGGAATCATGCACAAGGAGTTGGTAAAAGTGAACGAAAACTGGAATGTGTTGACTTGCGTGAAAGAAATGCGCATTCAAGCCGAAAATATTTCAAGAGTGCATTCCATATATGTGGTGGACGATGAAGACCGATTGAAAGGACGTTTGTCGCTTAAAGATTTATTGACTACTTCTTCGCGAACACCCATCAATGATGTCTATATTCGAAAACTGAATTCGGTGAATGTAGATACCGAAGACGTAGAGGTGGCGCGTATCATGCAAAAATACGATTTAGAGGCCATTCCGGTAGTGGACGAATTGGGTCGTTTGGTTGGCCGAATTACCATTGATGATATCGTGGATGTAATCAAAGACGAAGCTGATGAAGATTACCAGTTAGCAGCAGGTATCTCCCAAGACGTCGAAGCGGATGATAGTATTTTTGATCATACTAAAGCCCGCTTACCTTGGTTGGTTTTGGCGCTTTTAGGAGGTTTTATTTCAGTAAGAGTATTAGGTTTATTTGAAGGAGCAATGTTGAAGCATGGCAATTTATTCTTCTTTACACCGCTTATTGCCGCAATGGCTGGAAATGTTGGAGTACAATCTTCGGCAATTATTGTGCAAGGTTTGGCTAACAACACCTTGAGTGGCTCTTTATTCAATCGTTTAATTAAAGAAGTAGCTTTGAGCTTACTTAATGGGGTGATATTAGCGACTATTTTGTTTGTAGGCAGTCATTATCTATTAAATGTTGAAATTATTATTGGTATAATTGTAACCGTAGCATTGATTTCGGTTATTATTATTGCATCGTTAATAGGTACATTTATCCCCTTATTATTGGATAAATTTGGAATAGACCCCGCCTTAGCTACAGGTCCGTTTATTACTACCAGTAATGATATATGTGGAATTTTAATTTATTTTTCAATTGCCAAAATGATTTTAGGTTTTTAA
- the proC gene encoding pyrroline-5-carboxylate reductase codes for MNVHIIGGGNLGASIAIGIAKFTEGNQVTVTRRNTKSILHLEQLGVTVSTDNKHNIQDADIIILTIKPYQVDTVLAEILPAITNKTIASAVSGLSIENLQNKIGATHQAVRIMPNIASQFGASATCIAFQESNKEAAQKVVTLFEGLGTAPIIDEKLMDAATVLAASGTAFALRYIRASMQAGIEIGFDWQTALAISAQTVKGAAEMLLEEKTHPEQLIDRVTTPQGCTIAGLNEMELHGFSSSLIRGIKTSLKQIKG; via the coding sequence ATGAACGTACACATTATTGGCGGAGGCAACTTAGGAGCCTCAATTGCCATTGGGATTGCTAAATTCACCGAAGGCAATCAAGTAACCGTAACAAGAAGAAATACAAAGAGTATTTTGCACTTAGAACAACTGGGGGTTACCGTATCTACCGACAACAAACACAATATTCAAGACGCAGATATTATAATTTTGACTATAAAACCGTACCAAGTGGATACTGTTTTGGCTGAAATATTGCCTGCAATTACCAACAAAACCATTGCTTCGGCAGTGAGTGGATTGTCGATAGAAAATTTGCAAAATAAAATTGGCGCCACCCACCAAGCGGTACGCATCATGCCGAATATTGCTTCGCAATTTGGTGCTTCGGCGACTTGTATTGCGTTTCAAGAAAGCAATAAAGAAGCGGCTCAGAAAGTAGTTACACTTTTTGAAGGTTTAGGAACAGCGCCTATTATTGACGAAAAATTAATGGATGCGGCTACCGTTTTGGCAGCAAGCGGAACGGCATTTGCCTTGCGTTACATTCGTGCCTCAATGCAAGCGGGTATTGAAATTGGATTTGACTGGCAAACGGCTTTGGCTATTTCTGCCCAAACTGTAAAAGGCGCTGCCGAAATGCTACTAGAAGAAAAAACCCATCCAGAACAATTGATTGACCGAGTAACTACGCCTCAAGGCTGTACCATTGCTGGTTTGAACGAAATGGAATTGCACGGTTTTAGTTCGTCTTTGATTAGAGGGATTAAAACTTCGTTGAAACAGATTAAGGGGTAA
- a CDS encoding helix-turn-helix domain-containing protein has translation MEIKLIKTENDYNQALERLEVLFDAKKGTPEGDELELLSILIEQYENTHFPIDLPDPIEAIKFRMEQLGYNQNDLAKIIGLKSRASEILSKKRKLSLEMIRQLHTSLHIPTDVLIQNY, from the coding sequence ATGGAAATCAAACTTATTAAAACAGAAAACGATTACAACCAAGCCTTAGAGCGATTGGAAGTACTATTTGATGCTAAAAAAGGAACTCCTGAAGGCGACGAATTAGAGCTTTTAAGCATTCTAATTGAGCAATATGAAAACACTCATTTTCCAATTGATTTGCCTGATCCTATTGAGGCTATAAAATTCAGAATGGAACAATTGGGCTACAATCAAAATGACTTAGCTAAAATTATTGGTCTTAAAAGCCGCGCTAGTGAAATTTTAAGTAAAAAAAGAAAATTGTCTTTGGAGATGATTCGACAATTACACACCAGCTTGCACATTCCCACTGATGTGCTGATTCAAAACTACTAA
- a CDS encoding type II toxin-antitoxin system HigB family toxin — MRVIAKKILRDFWEVHSDCEQQLKSWFRETSKAEWTNPNQIKTEYPSASILNDNRVVFNIKGNKYRLIVKINFEYEMVWIRFIGTHKEYDAINATTI, encoded by the coding sequence GTGAGAGTAATAGCCAAAAAAATATTGAGAGACTTTTGGGAAGTCCATTCGGATTGCGAACAACAACTAAAATCTTGGTTTAGGGAAACTAGCAAAGCAGAATGGACAAATCCTAATCAGATAAAAACCGAATATCCCAGCGCTAGTATTTTAAACGACAATCGTGTAGTCTTTAATATAAAAGGAAATAAATACCGATTAATTGTCAAGATAAACTTTGAATACGAAATGGTTTGGATTCGATTTATTGGCACACACAAAGAATACGATGCGATTAATGCTACCACCATTTAA
- the nhaA gene encoding Na+/H+ antiporter NhaA, whose product MKTSRLFREFFESEKAGGLVLLLATLLSLGLANSPIQTTYIGFWETEIGHHSITHWINDGLMTIFFLLIGLELERELYGGELSNIKNAALPVFGALGGMLIPAGLFLAFNLGTPTQNGAGIPMATDIAFAIGILSLLGNRVPTSLKIFLTALAVIDDLGAILVIAIFYTETISFLYLGMAFSIMGILFILNRKKVHNLLPYLIGGGLMWYCMLNSGVHATITGVLLAFVIPYGDGGKATSSFRLQHVLHRPVAFFILPLFAVANTEIAINSNWHEGLIHANAIGIMAGLILGKPIGITLFAFLCVKLGIGSLPKELQWKHILGAGMLGGIGFTMSIFITLLAFKNDGVEVITYSKIAILVASFVSGTLGFLWLKMSLKK is encoded by the coding sequence ATGAAAACCAGCCGATTGTTTCGAGAATTTTTTGAAAGCGAAAAAGCAGGCGGATTGGTATTGCTTTTAGCGACTTTACTTTCTTTGGGTTTAGCCAATTCTCCCATTCAAACGACTTATATTGGGTTTTGGGAAACCGAAATTGGACATCATTCCATCACCCATTGGATTAACGATGGACTCATGACTATTTTCTTCTTACTCATTGGGTTAGAATTAGAACGAGAGTTGTACGGTGGCGAATTATCCAACATTAAAAACGCTGCTTTACCTGTTTTTGGCGCACTCGGAGGAATGCTAATTCCGGCTGGACTATTTTTAGCATTCAATTTGGGGACGCCAACACAAAACGGGGCCGGAATTCCAATGGCTACCGATATTGCATTTGCAATTGGGATCTTATCCCTTTTGGGCAATCGAGTACCAACGTCTTTAAAAATCTTCTTGACCGCTTTGGCTGTCATTGACGACTTGGGAGCAATTCTCGTCATCGCGATATTTTATACAGAAACAATTTCTTTTCTGTATTTAGGTATGGCTTTTAGCATTATGGGAATTCTTTTTATTTTAAATAGAAAAAAAGTACACAACCTACTTCCTTATTTGATTGGTGGCGGATTGATGTGGTATTGCATGCTGAATTCAGGCGTTCATGCTACAATAACGGGTGTGCTTTTAGCTTTTGTCATTCCCTATGGCGATGGTGGAAAAGCTACTTCTTCTTTCCGATTGCAACACGTTTTGCACCGCCCAGTAGCTTTTTTCATTTTACCTTTATTTGCTGTCGCCAATACAGAAATTGCTATTAATAGTAACTGGCACGAAGGACTCATTCATGCCAACGCTATCGGAATTATGGCAGGATTAATTTTAGGAAAACCTATTGGAATCACTCTTTTTGCTTTTTTATGTGTCAAATTAGGTATTGGGTCGTTGCCCAAAGAATTGCAATGGAAACACATTCTCGGCGCTGGAATGCTGGGCGGAATTGGATTTACCATGTCCATTTTCATTACACTTTTGGCCTTCAAAAACGATGGCGTAGAAGTAATTACTTATTCTAAAATAGCCATCTTGGTGGCATCGTTTGTCTCAGGAACTTTAGGCTTCTTATGGTTGAAAATGAGTTTAAAGAAATAG
- a CDS encoding 2-hydroxyacid dehydrogenase: MAAHILHIDSNHLLLWDQLEQAGFVNHEDFTSSKAEIEAKIHDYQGIVIRSRFKIDKAFLDKATNLKFIARVGAGLESIDCEYAQSKNIVLIAAPEGNRNAVAEHSLGMILSLFNNLNQADAEIRAGHWNRESNRGHELDGKTVGIIGYGNMGKAFAKKLRGFDVDVLCYDIQENVGDENAQQVSFAEFQEKVDVLSLHIPWTPETDKMVDATFINGFAKPLWIINTSRGKNIVTADLVAALQSGKVRGAGLDVLEYEKLSFETLFQEATTPEAFQYLLNAKNVILTPHIAGWTFESHERLAQVIVDKIKALYS; encoded by the coding sequence ATGGCGGCACACATTCTTCATATTGATAGCAATCATCTTTTGCTTTGGGACCAATTGGAACAAGCGGGTTTCGTGAATCACGAAGATTTTACCTCTTCCAAAGCGGAAATCGAAGCTAAAATTCACGACTACCAAGGGATTGTTATTCGTAGCCGATTTAAAATTGACAAAGCCTTTTTAGACAAAGCCACTAATTTGAAATTCATAGCTCGAGTGGGGGCTGGATTGGAAAGTATTGATTGTGAGTATGCCCAATCCAAAAATATTGTACTGATTGCTGCTCCGGAAGGAAATCGTAATGCGGTTGCTGAACACAGTTTGGGTATGATTTTGTCATTGTTTAATAATCTCAATCAAGCTGATGCTGAGATTCGTGCCGGACACTGGAACCGAGAAAGCAATCGCGGACACGAATTAGATGGTAAAACGGTTGGAATCATTGGTTATGGCAATATGGGTAAGGCTTTCGCCAAAAAACTACGTGGGTTTGACGTAGACGTTTTGTGTTATGATATTCAAGAAAATGTGGGTGATGAAAATGCCCAACAAGTCAGTTTTGCCGAATTTCAAGAAAAAGTGGACGTCTTAAGTTTGCATATTCCGTGGACTCCCGAAACCGATAAAATGGTGGACGCAACATTTATTAATGGATTTGCAAAACCACTTTGGATCATCAATACGTCCCGCGGAAAAAACATTGTCACAGCAGATTTGGTTGCTGCCTTACAATCAGGAAAAGTACGAGGTGCTGGACTGGATGTGTTGGAATACGAAAAATTGTCCTTTGAAACTTTGTTCCAAGAGGCAACTACACCCGAAGCGTTTCAGTATTTACTGAATGCCAAAAATGTTATTTTGACGCCTCATATTGCAGGTTGGACCTTTGAAAGTCACGAACGATTAGCGCAAGTGATTGTCGATAAAATAAAAGCCCTTTATTCATAA
- a CDS encoding TM2 domain-containing protein: METVKHETWNTPTPQFQNNKKVACGIFAILLGPLGVHKFYLGYTGTGIIWLILSICSCGLLTSLFGLIEGIIYLIKSDEEFYQTYQVGQKHWF; this comes from the coding sequence ATGGAAACTGTAAAACACGAAACTTGGAATACTCCAACACCTCAATTTCAAAACAATAAAAAAGTAGCTTGTGGTATTTTTGCCATTTTATTAGGTCCGCTTGGTGTACACAAATTTTATTTGGGATATACCGGAACGGGAATAATTTGGTTAATCTTGAGTATTTGCAGTTGTGGATTGTTAACTTCTTTATTTGGGTTAATTGAAGGGATTATTTATTTGATTAAATCAGACGAAGAGTTTTATCAAACCTATCAAGTGGGTCAGAAGCACTGGTTTTAG
- a CDS encoding lysophospholipid acyltransferase family protein, translated as MGLVTAKEVAKAINTDKYGILGTFSGWVLMKVLRISELNKVYDNNKHLSEVAFLNGVLDNLQIKFEIPEEDLKRLPKEGPYITISNHPLGGIDGVLLLKLMLEREPNFKIIANFLLHRIEPLKKYIMPVNPFENHKDAKSSVVGIKETLRHLSDGKPLGMFPAGEVSTYKDGKLMVDKPWEEGAIKVIRKAQVPVVPIYFHAKNSGLFYFLSKISGTLRTAKLPSEVFSQKRRVIKVRIGKPISVSEQNEYESLDDYSEFLRKKTYMLANPFEKETKLIPTPSLKSPKSPKEIVTPANQDKIITEIEALRNSDCRLLQSKNYEVFFTKASAIPTILHELGRLREITFREVGEGTNESIDLDQFDQYYHHMFLWDDDAKKVAGAYRMGLGSEIYPKYGIDGFYLNDLFRFEPELYDMMSKSIEMGRAFIIKEYQQKPMPLFLLWKGIIHTTLRYPEHKFLLGGVSISNQFSDFSKSLMIEFMKSNYYDPYIAQYIHPKKAFKVKLKDADKDFIFNETEADLNKFDKIIDELEPGSLRLPVLIKKYIKQNARVVAFNVDPLFNNAIDGLMYIRVEDIPDSTMKPVMEEFQAELERKLSEKEE; from the coding sequence ATGGGTCTAGTCACTGCCAAGGAAGTTGCAAAAGCAATAAACACGGACAAATACGGGATATTAGGAACTTTTTCAGGCTGGGTCCTGATGAAGGTTTTACGTATTTCTGAATTGAATAAAGTGTATGACAACAACAAACACCTTTCGGAGGTAGCTTTCTTAAATGGCGTACTAGACAATTTACAAATCAAATTTGAAATTCCAGAAGAGGATTTAAAACGTCTTCCTAAAGAAGGGCCTTATATTACTATTTCTAATCATCCATTGGGTGGTATTGATGGTGTTTTATTGCTAAAACTAATGTTGGAAAGAGAGCCTAATTTCAAGATTATTGCCAACTTCCTTTTACACCGCATTGAACCGCTAAAAAAATACATCATGCCGGTAAATCCTTTTGAAAATCATAAGGATGCCAAATCAAGTGTGGTGGGAATCAAAGAAACTTTGCGTCACTTAAGCGATGGAAAACCATTGGGAATGTTCCCTGCTGGAGAAGTATCTACTTACAAAGACGGAAAATTAATGGTGGACAAACCTTGGGAAGAAGGCGCTATCAAAGTGATTCGCAAAGCACAAGTCCCTGTAGTTCCAATTTATTTCCATGCTAAAAATAGTGGGTTGTTCTATTTTCTTTCAAAAATTAGTGGTACTTTACGTACTGCCAAATTACCTTCAGAGGTTTTTAGTCAAAAGCGTCGCGTCATCAAAGTTCGTATTGGGAAACCTATTTCAGTCTCCGAACAGAATGAATATGAGTCTTTAGATGATTATTCTGAATTCTTACGAAAGAAAACCTATATGTTGGCCAATCCTTTTGAAAAGGAAACCAAATTAATTCCTACTCCTAGTTTAAAATCACCAAAAAGTCCAAAAGAGATTGTTACTCCTGCAAACCAGGACAAAATCATTACTGAAATTGAAGCATTACGCAACTCTGATTGTCGATTGCTACAAAGTAAAAACTACGAAGTTTTTTTTACTAAGGCTTCAGCAATTCCTACTATACTTCACGAATTGGGGCGTCTTCGCGAAATCACCTTTAGAGAAGTAGGTGAAGGAACCAATGAATCTATCGATTTAGACCAATTTGACCAATACTATCACCATATGTTTTTGTGGGATGATGATGCTAAAAAAGTAGCCGGAGCTTACCGAATGGGATTGGGATCTGAAATTTATCCTAAGTATGGTATCGATGGGTTTTACTTAAACGATTTGTTCCGTTTTGAGCCAGAATTGTACGATATGATGAGTAAGTCTATCGAAATGGGTCGCGCTTTTATTATCAAAGAATACCAACAAAAACCAATGCCTTTATTTTTGCTTTGGAAAGGAATTATACATACTACCTTACGCTACCCAGAACATAAATTCTTATTGGGAGGTGTAAGTATTAGCAATCAATTTTCTGATTTCTCAAAATCATTGATGATTGAGTTTATGAAGTCCAATTATTACGATCCTTATATTGCACAATATATTCATCCTAAAAAAGCGTTTAAAGTCAAATTAAAAGATGCCGACAAGGATTTTATCTTCAATGAAACTGAAGCCGATTTGAATAAATTTGATAAAATTATTGACGAATTGGAACCCGGTAGTTTACGTTTGCCTGTTTTGATTAAAAAATACATCAAACAAAATGCACGCGTGGTCGCTTTTAATGTAGATCCATTGTTCAATAACGCCATTGACGGATTAATGTACATTCGTGTAGAAGACATACCAGATAGCACCATGAAACCGGTAATGGAAGAGTTTCAGGCCGAGTTAGAACGAAAATTAAGCGAGAAAGAAGAGTAA
- a CDS encoding exodeoxyribonuclease III encodes MKIISYNVNGIRSAISKGLLEWLQQANPDVICFQEIKAQADQVPTLDIELAGYPYHYWFPATKKGYSGVAILSKIKPNNIVFGTGIEHMDFEGRNLRVDFDEFSVMSLYLPSGTNAERLDHKFMYMDDFQNYINDLKKDIPNLVICGDYNICHEAIDIHDPIRNKNVSGFLPAERTWLDNFLKSGFIDSFRFLNKEPDNYTWWTMRFPTARLNNKGWRIDYCLVSEPLKNRIKRALILPEAKHSDHCPILVEIE; translated from the coding sequence ATGAAAATCATTTCCTATAACGTCAACGGAATTCGTTCGGCCATTTCGAAAGGATTACTCGAATGGTTACAACAAGCTAATCCAGATGTCATTTGTTTTCAAGAAATTAAAGCCCAAGCCGATCAAGTGCCTACTTTAGACATTGAACTAGCAGGATATCCCTATCATTATTGGTTTCCCGCTACTAAAAAGGGGTACAGTGGCGTAGCCATACTTTCTAAAATTAAACCTAATAATATTGTTTTTGGAACCGGAATTGAACACATGGATTTTGAAGGGCGTAACCTTCGTGTAGATTTTGATGAGTTTTCGGTAATGAGTTTGTACTTACCTTCTGGAACTAATGCAGAGCGATTGGATCATAAGTTTATGTACATGGATGATTTCCAAAACTATATTAACGACTTAAAGAAGGACATTCCGAATTTAGTGATCTGTGGCGATTATAACATTTGCCATGAGGCAATAGATATTCACGATCCGATTCGCAATAAAAATGTATCCGGATTTTTACCTGCCGAGCGTACTTGGCTAGACAATTTCTTGAAAAGCGGCTTCATTGATAGCTTCCGTTTTTTGAACAAAGAACCCGATAATTATACCTGGTGGACCATGCGTTTCCCAACGGCACGATTGAATAATAAAGGTTGGCGTATCGATTATTGTTTGGTAAGCGAACCCTTGAAAAACCGAATCAAACGCGCTTTAATTTTGCCCGAAGCCAAACATTCCGACCATTGTCCTATTTTGGTAGAAATTGAGTAG
- a CDS encoding OmpA family protein, translating into MIKKVSIGLFVLALTTSCVSKKIYTDLESKYTDLKKENRTLADENAALAKAKNQLELDGAALKTDLDKLKADYTKLKAEHETNLDKYKTLQDSYAALEKNSNESLEKNMKKNRELLDELDEKAKALALEQEQLSKNAQRLKELEDLIAAKEASMKKLKETLSKALNSFEGKGLTVEQKNGKVYVSMENKLLFSSGSWAVSAEGKKAVIELGKVLGDNPDIAVLIEGHTDDDAFAASGPIADNWDLSTKRATSIVGILSENKKINKQNLTAAGRGEFSPLASNATAEGKAKNRRIEIILTPRLDAIAEMLNEIN; encoded by the coding sequence ATGATAAAAAAAGTTTCCATCGGATTGTTCGTATTGGCGCTAACCACTTCTTGTGTGTCCAAAAAAATCTATACCGATTTAGAAAGCAAATACACCGACTTAAAGAAAGAAAACAGAACCCTTGCTGACGAGAATGCCGCTTTGGCAAAAGCCAAAAACCAACTGGAATTAGACGGTGCGGCTTTGAAAACCGATTTAGATAAATTAAAAGCGGATTACACTAAATTGAAAGCAGAGCATGAAACGAATTTAGATAAATACAAAACACTTCAGGATTCGTATGCGGCTCTAGAAAAAAACAGCAATGAGTCTCTGGAAAAAAATATGAAAAAGAATCGTGAATTGCTTGACGAATTGGATGAAAAAGCGAAAGCCTTAGCTTTAGAACAAGAGCAATTAAGTAAAAATGCACAACGTTTGAAAGAACTGGAAGACTTAATTGCAGCCAAAGAGGCAAGCATGAAAAAACTAAAAGAAACCTTATCTAAAGCCCTAAATAGCTTTGAAGGAAAAGGCTTGACCGTAGAACAAAAAAACGGAAAAGTATACGTTTCAATGGAAAACAAATTGTTGTTTAGTTCAGGAAGTTGGGCGGTAAGTGCCGAAGGTAAAAAAGCCGTAATTGAATTGGGAAAAGTATTAGGAGATAATCCAGATATTGCCGTTTTAATTGAAGGACATACCGATGATGATGCGTTTGCTGCTTCGGGACCTATTGCAGATAACTGGGATTTATCAACTAAAAGAGCTACCTCAATCGTAGGAATCTTGAGTGAAAACAAAAAAATCAACAAACAAAATTTGACTGCTGCGGGTAGAGGAGAATTTTCACCATTAGCAAGCAACGCTACTGCTGAGGGTAAAGCCAAAAATCGCCGTATCGAAATTATTTTAACCCCAAGATTAGATGCTATTGCGGAGATGTTGAATGAGATTAACTAG
- a CDS encoding NADP(H)-dependent aldo-keto reductase yields MKYTTIPNTQIKVSKICLGTMTFGEQNTEAEGHAQMEYALEQGVNFFDTAEMYSVPGRQETYGSTERIIGTWFKKTGNRDQVVLATKIAGPNPAFTYMREKVDFSPASIQYALDHSLQRLQTDYVDIYQLHWPERKANFFGQRGFKAQDDAWEDNIHEVLTTLEGFVKQGKIKHIGLSNETPWGLMRFLEEHKYHNLPKIKTVQNPYSLLNRSFEVGNAEVCLRENVGLLAYSPMAFGLLSGKFLNGQHHPKSRLALFPQMARYSSPQSAEATCLYNDIAQQHGLTLTQLALAFIEEQPFVTSTIIGATTMEQLKENIAAIQVRLSDEVLKAIDGVQAIIPDPAP; encoded by the coding sequence ATGAAATACACCACTATACCCAATACCCAAATTAAAGTCAGTAAAATATGTTTAGGCACAATGACTTTTGGTGAACAAAACACCGAAGCAGAGGGTCACGCCCAAATGGAATATGCCTTGGAGCAAGGAGTTAATTTTTTTGATACAGCCGAGATGTATTCGGTGCCAGGACGTCAAGAGACTTATGGAAGTACCGAACGAATTATTGGGACTTGGTTTAAAAAAACAGGGAATCGTGATCAAGTGGTTTTGGCTACAAAAATTGCGGGACCAAATCCGGCTTTTACCTATATGCGAGAAAAAGTCGATTTTTCGCCAGCGAGTATTCAGTATGCCTTGGATCATAGTTTGCAACGTCTTCAAACCGATTATGTCGATATTTATCAATTGCATTGGCCAGAACGCAAAGCCAATTTCTTTGGACAACGCGGATTCAAAGCACAAGACGATGCTTGGGAAGATAATATTCACGAGGTGTTGACTACTTTGGAAGGTTTTGTCAAACAAGGAAAAATCAAACACATTGGATTGTCTAACGAAACGCCTTGGGGATTGATGCGCTTCTTGGAAGAACACAAGTACCACAATTTGCCAAAAATCAAAACCGTACAAAATCCGTATTCTTTATTGAATCGTTCTTTTGAAGTAGGAAATGCTGAGGTTTGCTTGCGTGAAAATGTAGGTTTGTTAGCCTATTCTCCAATGGCTTTCGGACTTTTATCAGGCAAATTTTTGAATGGACAGCATCATCCAAAATCTCGCTTGGCCTTATTTCCTCAAATGGCACGTTATAGCAGTCCACAGTCGGCAGAAGCGACTTGTTTGTACAACGACATTGCTCAACAACACGGTTTGACTTTAACACAATTGGCTTTGGCATTTATTGAGGAACAACCTTTTGTAACCAGTACGATTATTGGGGCTACTACCATGGAACAGTTGAAAGAGAATATTGCTGCCATTCAAGTAAGACTTTCAGACGAGGTATTGAAAGCGATTGACGGAGTTCAAGCCATAATTCCAGATCCCGCACCTTAG